The Cytobacillus oceanisediminis genomic interval CAGCTAAGGTCCCAAAGTATACGTTAAGTGGAAAAGGATGTGGAGTTGCTTAGACAACCAGGATGTTGGCTTAGAAGCAGCCACCATTTAAAGAGTGCGTAATAGCTCACTGGTCGAGTGACTCCGCGCCGAAAATGTACCGGGGCTAAACGTATCACCGAAGCTGTGGATTGACATCTTACGATGTCAGTGGTAGGAGAGCGTTCTAAGGGCGTTGAAGCGGGATCGCAAGGACCCGTGGAGCGCTTAGAAGTGAGAATGCCGGTATGAGTAGCGAAAGATGGGTGAGAATCCCATCCACCGAATGCCTAAGGTTTCCTGAGGAAGGCTCGTCCGCTCAGGGTTAGTCGGGACCTAAGCCGAGGCTGAAAAGCGTAGGCGATGGACAACAGGTTGATATTCCTGTACCACCTCTTTACCGTTTGAGCAATGGGGGGACGCAGGAGGATAGGGTAAGCGCGCTGCTGGATTAGCGCGTCCAAGCAGTTAGGCCGGTAACGAGGCAAATCCCGTTACCACACAGGCTGAGCTGTGACGGCGAGGGAAATTTAGTACCGAAGTTCCTGATTCCACACTGCCAAGAAAAGCCTCTAGCGAGGGAAAAGGTGCCCGTACCGCAAACCGACACAGGTAGGCGAGGAGAGAATCCTAAGGTGAGCGAGAGAACTCTCGTTAAGGAACTCGGCAAAATGACCCCGTAACTTCGGGAGAAGGGGTGCTCATTAGGGTGCATAGCCCTGATGAGCCGCAGTGAATAGGCCCAGGCGACTGTTTAGCAAAAACACAGGTCTCTGCGAAGCCGCAAGGCGAAGTATAGGGGCTGACGCCTGCCCGGTGCTGGAAGGTTAAGAGGAGAGGTTAGCGCAAGCGAAGCTTTGAATCGAAGCCCCAGTAAACGGCGGCCGTAACTATAACGGTCCTAAGGTAGCGAAATTCCTTGTCGGGTAAGTTCCGACCCGCACGAAAGGCGTAACGATCTGGGCACTGTCTCAACGAGAGACTCGGTGAAATTATAGTACCTGTGAAGATGCAGGTTACCCGCGACAGGACGGAAAGACCCCGTGGAGCTTTACTGTAGCCTGATATTGAATTTTGGTACAGCTTGTACAGGATAGGTAGGAGCCTGAGAAGCCGGAGCGCCAGCTTCGGTGGAGGCGTCGGTGGGATACTACCCTGGCTGTATTGAAATTCTAACCCGCGCCCCTTATCGGGGCGGGAGACAGTGTCAGGTGGGCAGTTTGACTGGGGCGGTCGCCTCCTAAAAAGTAACGGAGGCGCCCAAAGGTTCCCTCAGAATGGTTGGAAATCATTCGCAGAGTGTAAAGGCACAAGGGAGCTTGACTGCGAGACCTACAAGTCGAGCAGGGACGAAAGTCGGGCTTAGTGATCCGGTGGTTCCGCATGGAAGGGCCATCGCTCAACGGATAAAAGCTACCCCGGGGATAACAGGCTTATCTCCCCCAAGAGTCCACATCGACGGGGAGGTTTGGCACCTCGATGTCGGCTCATCGCATCCTGGGGCTGTAGTCGGTCCCAAGGGTTGGGCTGTTCGCCCATTAAAGCGGTACGCGAGCTGGGTTCAGAACGTCGTGAGACAGTTCGGTCCCTATCCGTCGTGGGCGCAGGAAATTTGAGAGGAGCTGTCCTTAGTACGAGAGGACCGGGATGGACGCACCGCTGGTGTACCAGTTGTCTTGCCAAAGGCATCGCTGGGTAGCTATGTGCGGAAGGGATAAGTGCTGAAAGCATCTAAGCATGAAGCCCCCCTCGAGATGAGATTTCCCATAGCGTCAAGCTAGTAAGATCCCTGAAAGATGATCAGGTTGATAGGTCAGAGGTGGAAGCGTGGCGACATGTGGAGCTGACTGATACTAATCGATCGAGGACTTAACCAAGTTATATGGTTATTACTCGGCAAACACTTCTTCATGCATTATCTAGTTTTGAGGGAACGAAGTTTCTTCAAACCAAATAGTCCGGTGGCGATAGCGAGAAGGTCACACCCGTTCCCATACCGAACACGGAAGTTAAGCTTCTCAGCGCCGATGGTAGTTGGGGGCTGTCCCCCTGTGAGAGTAGGACGCTGCCGGGCAACCCTAATTGGGTAATTATATATGGCCCCTTGGTCAAGCGGTTAAGACACCGCCCTTTCACGGCGGTAACACGGGTTCGAATCCCGTAGGGGTCACCATTTTGGAGGATTAGCTCAGCTGGGAGAGCATCTGCCTTACAAGCAGAGGGTCGGCGGTTCGATCCCGTCATCCTCCACCATAACTTTTGGACAGTGAGACTCTTCACCCGAATAGCAATCTGTGACAAAGCGATTTAGCTTTGGAACATCTGACTGCACTTATCAGGCTTTAGGAAGTCTCATAAAAGTATGAGCCATTAGCTCAGTCGGTAGAGCATCTGACTTTTAATCAGAGGGTCGAAGGTTCGAGTCCTTCATGGCTCACCATTTTAATTTCATATTGCGGGTGTGGCGGAATTGGCAGACGCACCAGACTTAGGATCTGGCGCCGCAAGGCGTGGGGGTTCGACTCCCTTCACCCGCACCATTCTTTAAGCGGAAGTAGTTCAGTGGTAGAACATCACCTTGCCAAGGTGGGGGTCGCGGGTTCGAATCCCGTCTTCCGCTCCATTATTTTGCGCCCGTAGCTCAATTGGATAGAGCGTTTGACTACGGATCAAAAGGTTAGGGGTTCGACTCCTCTCGGGCGCGCCATATTACGGGGAGTAGCTCAGCTTGGTAGAGCACTTGGTTTGGGACCAAGGGGTCGCAGGTTCGAATCCTGTCTTCCCGACCAGAGACACTTCTTTTATTACATGGGGCCTTAGCTCAGCTGGGAGAGCGCCTGCTTTGCACGCAGGAGGTCAGCGGTTCGATCCCGCTAGGCTCCACCATAAATATATAATCATATCGGCGGTGTAGCTCAGCTGGCTAGAGCGTACGGTTCATACCCGTGAGGTCGGGGGTTCGATCCCCTCCGCCGCTACCAATATGCTTATTTTTTATTACATCGGAGGAATACCCAAGTCCGGCTGAAGGGATCGGTCTTGAAAACCGACAGGCGGGTCAAACCGCGCAGGGGTTCGAATCCCCTTTCCTCCTCCATATTTTATTTAATAATACTATCGCGGGGTGGAGCACGCCCGAATAATCTTCGAAGGAATTACTTCAGCGCACCGATTGAGCTGCTGCTTGAATAATATTTCTGAAATCGGGGCGGTACTTCATTGAATAAGCTGCGAGATGAAATGCTAGATGTGAGCATGGAAAAATCACATTAATAATACTATCGCGGGGTGGAGCAGTCCGGTAGCTCGTCGGGCTCATAACCCGAAGGTCGCAGGTTCAAATCCTGCCCCCGCAATCTGGTCCGGTAGTTCAGTTGGTTAGAATGCCTGCCTGTCACGCAGGAGGTCGCGGGTTCGAGTCCCGTCCGGACCGCCATTTTTTAAAAAAAATAATATGTGGCTCAGTAGCTCAGTCGGTAGAGGATTTTAAAAGAATGCAGCTGCGAAGCTTCAACATCATCGAATAGCATGCTTTTAAAATCTGCGACAAAGAACACAGAGCTTTGAAGCACATGTGTCTAGCTTTAGGATTAATAATTTTATATGGCTCAGTAGCTCAGTCGGTAGAGCAAAGGACTGAAAATCCTTGTGTCGGCGGTTCGATTCCGTCCTGAGCCACCATTTCCTAAGTCTTTTCAGACTTGGAGGGGTAGCGAAGTGGCTAAACGCGGCGGACTGTAAATCCGCTCCTTCGGGTTCGGCAGTTCGAATCTGCCCCCCTCCACCATTTTTATATAGGGGTATAGTTTAATGGTAAAACGAAGGTCTCCAAAACCTTTGATGTGGGTTCGATTCCTACTACCCCTGCCAGTAGGATAGTGGCGGTTGTGGCGAAGTGGTTAACGCATCGGATTGTGGCTCCGACACTCGTGGGTTCGATTCCCATCAATCGCCCCATTATTCTTTTTAACAGCATTATTATTGGGCTATAGCCAAGCGGTAAGGCACCGGACTTTGACTCCGTCACCCGCAGGTTCGAATCCTGCTAGCCCAGCCATTTTTAAGGCAGCATAGCCAAGTGGTAAGGCAGAGGTCTGCAAAACCTCCATCCCCGGTTCAAATCCGGGTGTTGCCTCCAAATCATAATCATATGCGGGTGTAGTTTAGTGGTAAAACCTCAGCCTTCCAAGCTGATGATGAGGGTTCGATTCCCTTCACCCGCTCCAACAATGGGCCTATAGCTCAGCTGGTTAGAGCGCACGCCTGATAAGCGTGAGGTCGATGGTTCGAGTCCATTTAGGCCCACCATTATACATACCATTTTCAAACTAATTCCAATAGGGATTAGTTTTTTTGTGTTTGAGAAACTCCTTTATAAAACGGTTATTGGAAATTTTATATTCCTATGTTAAAAGCCCGTCTACTAGAGGTATTTGGTAATTATACTAATACTTATGGCGCAAACTATACTGTGTTTTTATGTGTTTTTTCACCTTTTCTCTACGAAATTCAATCTCTCCTTAGGTTAGTATCGACCACCTAATTTTCATTTGTTTTATCTTCTAACTCTTTTAATCTCTTTTCCAGTTTTTTAACTTTACCATCTGAAAATATTGCAAAAGAGAACGCACCAGCTGCTAATGAAAAAGCCAAAATTACAAAAACATCCAAATTAGCCCCTCCACTTTTATTTTAACGTAAAATCCCAATTCTTTATGTTCATTACATTAACATCTTTTAAAGCCTTATGAAGATTACATGATTTCCAAAACAGGTGAGTTGACTTTTTGTGAACTATTTGTGAACCGTTATGCTTGCCAGTGCAGAATTCAATGGATGAAAGCCTTGATATTACTGTGTTCTTGCTTGGATTTCAGCATTATTGCCTGCGAGAAATATGAAAAAAGTGTGATTCACTTCACTTTTATGAAAACCCTTCTCAACTATGATGTAGGTAACAAAGTTAAGGAGCTGATGGAAGGTGGAAACACGAAAAGTGGACCAGAGCAGTTCAAAAGAACATAACTCTCTAAAGGGTACGTTCTTTTCAGTTACAGTTGTAGGGCTTGGGATCTTTGTTACTTATTTAATCTTGTACGGCCTGTTTATGGCCAGAATATAGGGGGGATAAACAATGATGCATCGTTCTGAAAAGGTATGGCTTATTTTAAGCTTTGGAATGATTATTGGATTCATGTTAATCGCGGGCTACCAGGCATTCGCCTTTGAAATGGGGCCGCCAAGCTATGGAGAGCGAATTGATCCTCAGAAAGTGGATGAAACACCACCGTTTGATAAGCCTGGAATTAAGAAAATTGGCGAAAATGAGTATGAAGTAGTTATGACTCTTCAAGTGTTCAGTTTTACTACAAGTGAGATAGAAGTGCCAGCAGGATCAACAGTTCATTTTACATTGACGTCAAAAGATGTCGTTCATGGGTTTCAGGTTGCGGAAACTAACTTAAATGCAATGGTTGTGCCTGGTTATGTACAAAAAATCACCCAGAAATTTGATAAGCCAGGCGAATATTTGGTTCTTTGCAATGAGTACTGCGGTGCGGGTCATCAAATGATGAGCACGACCATTACGGTGAAATAAAGGGGGGATAGACAGTGGAAACAGTTATTAAACAATCAGGAAAAACACAAGCTATTAAGGAAAAAGCAAATAAAGTTATGGGGATTAGCCTCGAGGATGCAAAATTAACGAAATCATATTTATCTGTTGCTTTCTTAGCCATCCTTCTGGGCGGAATACTTGGACTGCTGCAAGGTCTGAACCGGGCTGGAATGTTCGAATTACCAGCATGGCTGAATTATTATCAGGTTCTTACAGCTCATGGCCTTCTGCTAGTAGTCGTACTGTCGGCGTTCTTCACAATTGGATACTTCTATGCCGGGTTATCCCATACACTGGGCGGCTTGCTTCCTAAGGTCAGAAAGATGGCATGGATTGGCTTCTGGATGAAGATTTTCGGATTTGTCCTAGCGGTGATCCCGATTTTAATGAATGAAGCATCTGTTATGTATACTTTCTATCCGCCAATGGCTGCTTCACCCATTTTCTATATCGGCTTAGTATTTATCGTATTGGGTGTATGGATGTGCGCCTTTGGTGCCTTTATCAATGTGGCCAGCTGGAGAAAGAGAAATCCCGGCCAGCATATCCCGATTCTTTCTTTCTTTGCAACAGGTGTCTTTGTTCTCTTATTCTTTGGAAGCATACCTGTAGCCATTGAGGTTTTTACCATTATTCCATGGGCTTTTGGATGGGTGGAGACAATAAATGTTATGGTTGCACGCACGCTGTTCTGGGCGTTCGGCCATACGCTGGTTAACATCTGGTATTTAACAGCTGTATCTGCCTGGTATGTCATTGTGCCGAAAGTTATTGGCGGCCGAAGATGGAATGACCTCTTAACAAGAATTGTGGTTATTGCACTAGTAATTATGAATATTACCGGCGGGTTCCACCATCAAATTATTGACCCAGGTATTTCTGAACCTGTGAAATATATGCACGTGTTTATGAGTTTGGCAATTGGCTTCCCTTCATTAATGACTGCTTATGCAATGTTTGCAGTCTTTGAACGCACAGCGAGAAGGAAAGGCGGAAAAGGCCTTGTTGGCTGGTATAAAAAGCTTCCTTGGGGAGACGTCAGATTCCTTGCACCATTTATCGCAATGGCTGCTTTTATCCCTGCTGGGGCAGGCGGCATTGCTCAAACTACAAACCAATTGAACCAAGTAGTCCATAACACGATGTGGGTCGTTGGCCATTTCCACTTAACACTTGGCATGTCGGTAGTTATGACGTTCTTCGGCCTTAGCTATTGGCTCATTCCTTATGTATCTAAAAGAGTGCTGACACCGCAGATCAATAAACTTGGGGTTATTCAAACGATTATATGGACGCTCGGTATGATCATCATGTCTGGTGCGATGCACTGGGTAGGGCTGCTTGGATCTCCAAGAAGAACTTCCTATTCAACATATTTTGATAATGCAACTGCTTTAAGCTGGGATCCTTATCTGTTCTTCCTGGCTATCGGTGGCACGCTTCTGATGATTGGTGTACTTATGCAGGTATACGCAGTTTTCTACCTCATGTTCTTTGCACCAAAAGGAAACACAGAGTTCCCTATTGCAGAAGTGGAAGAAGATGAAGCGCCAACACCTAGATGGACAGAACGCTGGGGATTGTGGGTTGTGTGTATGATTGTCCTTGTCGGCATGGCATATGTCATTCCATTGGTCGATTTCATTGTCAATGCGCCTCCAGGTTCACCCCCATATAAAACCTGGTAAGGAAAGAGAGATAGCTCGGCTGCTGGGCTGTCTCTTTCTTTTAAAAGGAAGTGATGAATCATGTTTCCAAAAAATAGAACGGCTTTATCAAGCTTGCTTGTATTGATGTTTGGCGTAGTCCTTTTTTACATTGGCACAGATGGGTTTCAGGCTTTTACTGCTGAAACAGCCAGGGTTAATCAGTTAATGGATGAAAAGCCTCAGTTCCCGGATGTAACGCTTGAAGATAATAATGGAAGGACCTATTCTTTCTCGGAATTTGAAGGGAAGTATGTTTTTATCACTTTTTTATATACTTCATGCGGTACTGTTTGCCCCGAGCTGGAGGTTAATATGTCTGAAGTATATAAACGGATTCCGGAAGAGTATATCGGCCATGACATTCAATTTCTTAGCATCAGTTTTGATCCGGAGAGGGATGATCCCAAAACATTGGATACTTACCGTAAGGCTTTCGGCAGTGACGGAGAAACGTGGAGAATGGCGAGGATTCCGGAACAGCAGGAGCTTGATTCTTTGCTGGACCGGTTTGGCGTCATTGTCATACCGGATGAATACGGCAACTTTGCCCATAACTCGGCTTTTTATCTGGTGAACCCAAAAGGACAGTTAATCGAAGTTATGGATTACACATTGATTGAAGAAGCGGCTGATCGGGTAACAGAGATTCTGCATAGTGGAGGGGAATAATGATGAAGCCATCAGTATACGGATTCCTGCTGCTTCTTGCACTGATTCTCCCGCCAGTAGCTAATTTGCTGGAGTCCATTATGATTACCCATATGCATATGCAAATGCCTTTACTGGTGATCACTGGTTTATTCATGGCGAAATTCTTTCAAATTCGCTTTCCGGAATTCTTTTCAAATTGGAATGAAAACGGAGTGCCGGGTTTATTGCTGTTTTCAATCATTATGGTGTATTGGTCTCTGCCAAGGACAATGGATGAAGCTTTGACGTTTACAAGTGTAGAAGTCTTTAAATTTATCTCACTGCCATTTTTGGCCGGGGTGCCATTGCGGGACAGCTGGCCAAAACTAAGTTCATTTTGGAAGCATGCTCTCATTATTTTCTTTACTATCTTATTTTTAGCTCTGGGATGGCTATATATCTGGTCCCCTGTACAGCTTTGCAATAATTATTTGGTCATCGAGCAGATTACGCTGGGATGGGGTTTTATCTCAACCGCGTTTGCAATGGTTGTATACTTGATTTATAGCTATTTTATGGATTTTTCAAAGTATGAGTAAAAGAATGACTGCTGCTGTGTTGGGAGCAACATTTACGTTTTTCGAATGGTTTTTCTCGTTTTATGAGTAGTGAGGTAAGAAATAAAATGGAATTATGCTAAAAATCATTAATATATATGAGAAGGAGTGAGTAATTGGGGAGGGGAAAAAATGGCGGATCCAATAGTCGTTAGATCGCTGGATGAAATTAAATTTTGGTCCAGGATTATGAAAGAACATGCACTATTTTTAAGTTTGGGGTTTACCTATGAACAGAAACAATTAATTGCCGAAGCACAGCAATTTATCGCTCTATTTGAAAGAATCGAGGAAAAGCTGGCCAGATTTACAGTCAACTCAGAACTTAGCCAGGTCCAGGCATTTAATAACGAGGTTTATCAAGCAGCTGCTGCAATCTGGAGCTATAAGAGGAAAGTGCTGGGGCTGACATTAAGATGCGAAATCCGTTCAAATAATTTTCCTTTATTGATTGACCATATAAGCAGAGAAGCTGCATACTTTGCAAATCGATTAAAAGACCTCAACTCAGGGATACTCGCACCAAAACCGGAAGCCATTATAGAAGAAAATGTCTTCTTTCTAAGGATCATGGCTGACCATGCTAAGTTTATTGGCCATTTACTAGATCCTTCGGAAAGAAAGCTGGTAGAACAGGCAAGAGAGTTTAGCCATGATTTCGACCAATTGGTCTTTCAAGCTGTTGATCTTGACTCTATGCAGCCTGAATCAGAAACGAAACCAATACTTAGCCATTTTTTAAATGAGAATAAAGTATCAGTTGCTTCATTAAGGGACTTCAAGAAAACGGCCAGAGAATTAATAGAGGCCTGCCGGATCAAAAGCAATATTCATCCACTTCTGGCTGACCATACATTTAGAGAAGCAGAGAGATTTTTGGAAATAATTGATTTGTTTGAGGCGAGTCTTAAAAAAGCCTAGATTTGCAGGTGGTTCAAATTCTGTTTCCTCCTTAATGCATATTAAAATGATACAAATTAAGCCAGCCGATTAAGAGGCTGGCTTAATTTTCGCTTGGGCAACTTAATTGCACTTTGCTTATTTATTTAATAATAGACAAAAAGATTGCTCTAGACCCACCCGAATTCCGCTTGGTAATATAAGCAAGGGTAAAGTAGGAGGCTAGAGCATGGAAGAGGAAAAATATCAAAACCTTAAGTTGGGTGAGCGTGCTGCGTCTATTAGTATTGCAGCCTATATATGTCTTTCTGTACTAAAATTAACTATTGGATATGTGAGTGACTCTGCTGCTTTGAAAGCGGATGGGTTGAATAATACAACAGATATTATTGCTTCAATTGCTGTGCTTATAGGGCTTAGGATTTCTCAGCGTCCGCCGGATAAAAATCATGGGTATGGCCATTGGAAGAGTGAAACCATTGCTTCCATGGTAGCTTCATTCATTATGGCTGCAGTAGGTCTTCAAGTTCTGCTGAATGCTGTTTCATCCATGTTTGATGGAGTTCATGAATCTCCTGATATTTTTGCTGCATATACCGGAGTTTTTTCTGGAGCCGCAATGTACTTTGTATACCGATACAATAAAAAATTAGCTATTAAAATTAACAGCAAGGCCGTAATGGCAGCGGCAAAGGACAATATTTCAGACGCATGGGTGAGTATAGGCACTGCCGTCGGGATTTTTGGTTCGCAGCTGAACATGCCATGGCTTGATCCATTAACAGCCATAGTTGTCGGGTTTTTAATATGCAAAACGGCTTGGGATATTTTTGTACAAGCCTCCCATGAGCTTTCAGATGGATTTGATGAAAAAAAGATTAAGCATTATCAGGATGTCATCAAAAATGTAGACGGGGTAAAAGGCATTAAAGATATTAAAGGCAGAAGCTATGGAAACAATGAAGTGATCGATGTGGTCATTCTGGTTAATTCCAAGCTTGATATTAAGGAAGCCCATGATATTGCGACACATGTGGAGAAAGTGATGGTGAAGGATTATGGGGTTTATGATGTTCACG includes:
- a CDS encoding cytochrome c oxidase subunit 2A produces the protein METRKVDQSSSKEHNSLKGTFFSVTVVGLGIFVTYLILYGLFMARI
- a CDS encoding cytochrome c oxidase subunit II produces the protein MMHRSEKVWLILSFGMIIGFMLIAGYQAFAFEMGPPSYGERIDPQKVDETPPFDKPGIKKIGENEYEVVMTLQVFSFTTSEIEVPAGSTVHFTLTSKDVVHGFQVAETNLNAMVVPGYVQKITQKFDKPGEYLVLCNEYCGAGHQMMSTTITVK
- a CDS encoding cbb3-type cytochrome c oxidase subunit I, whose protein sequence is METVIKQSGKTQAIKEKANKVMGISLEDAKLTKSYLSVAFLAILLGGILGLLQGLNRAGMFELPAWLNYYQVLTAHGLLLVVVLSAFFTIGYFYAGLSHTLGGLLPKVRKMAWIGFWMKIFGFVLAVIPILMNEASVMYTFYPPMAASPIFYIGLVFIVLGVWMCAFGAFINVASWRKRNPGQHIPILSFFATGVFVLLFFGSIPVAIEVFTIIPWAFGWVETINVMVARTLFWAFGHTLVNIWYLTAVSAWYVIVPKVIGGRRWNDLLTRIVVIALVIMNITGGFHHQIIDPGISEPVKYMHVFMSLAIGFPSLMTAYAMFAVFERTARRKGGKGLVGWYKKLPWGDVRFLAPFIAMAAFIPAGAGGIAQTTNQLNQVVHNTMWVVGHFHLTLGMSVVMTFFGLSYWLIPYVSKRVLTPQINKLGVIQTIIWTLGMIIMSGAMHWVGLLGSPRRTSYSTYFDNATALSWDPYLFFLAIGGTLLMIGVLMQVYAVFYLMFFAPKGNTEFPIAEVEEDEAPTPRWTERWGLWVVCMIVLVGMAYVIPLVDFIVNAPPGSPPYKTW
- a CDS encoding SCO family protein is translated as MFPKNRTALSSLLVLMFGVVLFYIGTDGFQAFTAETARVNQLMDEKPQFPDVTLEDNNGRTYSFSEFEGKYVFITFLYTSCGTVCPELEVNMSEVYKRIPEEYIGHDIQFLSISFDPERDDPKTLDTYRKAFGSDGETWRMARIPEQQELDSLLDRFGVIVIPDEYGNFAHNSAFYLVNPKGQLIEVMDYTLIEEAADRVTEILHSGGE
- a CDS encoding DUF2935 domain-containing protein; the protein is MADPIVVRSLDEIKFWSRIMKEHALFLSLGFTYEQKQLIAEAQQFIALFERIEEKLARFTVNSELSQVQAFNNEVYQAAAAIWSYKRKVLGLTLRCEIRSNNFPLLIDHISREAAYFANRLKDLNSGILAPKPEAIIEENVFFLRIMADHAKFIGHLLDPSERKLVEQAREFSHDFDQLVFQAVDLDSMQPESETKPILSHFLNENKVSVASLRDFKKTARELIEACRIKSNIHPLLADHTFREAERFLEIIDLFEASLKKA
- a CDS encoding cation diffusion facilitator family transporter; translated protein: MEEEKYQNLKLGERAASISIAAYICLSVLKLTIGYVSDSAALKADGLNNTTDIIASIAVLIGLRISQRPPDKNHGYGHWKSETIASMVASFIMAAVGLQVLLNAVSSMFDGVHESPDIFAAYTGVFSGAAMYFVYRYNKKLAIKINSKAVMAAAKDNISDAWVSIGTAVGIFGSQLNMPWLDPLTAIVVGFLICKTAWDIFVQASHELSDGFDEKKIKHYQDVIKNVDGVKGIKDIKGRSYGNNEVIDVVILVNSKLDIKEAHDIATHVEKVMVKDYGVYDVHVHVEPN